The following are encoded together in the Raineyella sp. LH-20 genome:
- a CDS encoding aromatic ring-hydroxylating dioxygenase subunit alpha, producing MTTEPRVVDTYADLAEADRVAGQLYTDPAIFEEEMEKIFYSTWVWVAHESEIPEAGSYKTTYVGRQPVIVNRDRKGGFNTVLNRCRHRGATVCDQSKGKANGFTCPYHNWSYALDGTLRGIPFPEGYEGVVEKGDFPLQRLRTESYAGMIWATFNQDAEPLEDFLGDAKIWIDRFFKQTNGYPTKVTGIHKFRFRGNWKIQLENTTDGYHFPMVHKSWMASVDSETADMMSFMNDPEAVTHDLGNGHSVAIMAPENADLDIEDGAPLQARFDHLVEELEASGEYTPEQIRRFIRSMHGAGFNLNTFPNVSFSLAFFRVLIPISVDETEIWHMALGMDGGPENVNRERLRIHEHFQGPFGFGSPDDAEGWDRVQLGAAGAPGMPILVNRGLNREIPSAEGWPTSHVTDETGMRGAYAMWKKMMSHD from the coding sequence ATGACCACCGAACCCCGGGTCGTCGACACGTACGCGGACCTCGCCGAGGCCGACCGTGTCGCCGGCCAGCTCTACACCGACCCGGCCATCTTCGAGGAGGAGATGGAGAAGATCTTCTACTCCACCTGGGTGTGGGTCGCCCACGAGAGCGAGATCCCCGAGGCGGGCTCGTACAAGACGACGTACGTCGGCCGCCAGCCGGTGATCGTCAACCGCGACCGCAAGGGCGGCTTCAACACCGTGCTGAACCGCTGCCGGCACCGCGGCGCGACGGTCTGCGACCAGTCGAAGGGCAAGGCCAACGGTTTCACCTGCCCTTACCACAACTGGTCGTACGCCCTGGACGGCACGCTGCGCGGCATCCCGTTCCCGGAAGGCTACGAGGGCGTCGTCGAGAAGGGTGATTTCCCGCTGCAGCGGCTGCGGACCGAGTCGTACGCCGGGATGATCTGGGCGACGTTCAACCAGGACGCCGAGCCGCTGGAGGACTTCCTCGGCGACGCGAAGATCTGGATCGACCGATTCTTCAAGCAGACCAACGGCTATCCGACGAAGGTCACCGGCATCCACAAGTTCCGCTTCCGCGGCAACTGGAAGATCCAGCTGGAGAACACCACCGACGGCTACCACTTCCCGATGGTGCACAAGTCCTGGATGGCCTCGGTCGACTCCGAGACCGCCGACATGATGTCGTTCATGAACGACCCCGAGGCGGTCACCCATGACCTCGGGAACGGGCACAGCGTCGCGATCATGGCGCCGGAGAACGCCGACCTGGACATCGAGGACGGCGCCCCGCTGCAGGCCCGGTTCGACCACCTGGTCGAGGAACTGGAGGCCTCCGGGGAGTACACCCCCGAGCAGATCCGCCGCTTCATCCGGTCCATGCACGGCGCCGGCTTCAACCTCAACACCTTCCCGAACGTGTCCTTCTCGCTGGCCTTCTTCCGGGTGCTGATCCCGATCTCGGTCGACGAGACCGAGATCTGGCACATGGCCCTCGGCATGGACGGCGGCCCGGAGAACGTCAACCGCGAACGGTTGCGGATCCACGAGCACTTCCAGGGACCGTTCGGCTTCGGCAGCCCCGACGACGCCGAGGGGTGGGACCGGGTGCAGCTCGGCGCCGCCGGCGCGCCAGGGATGCCGATCCTGGTCAACCGTGGCCTGAACCGTGAGATCCCCAGTGCCGAGGGCTGGCCCACCTCGCACGTCACCGACGAGACCGGCATGCGCGGGGCCTATGCCATGTGGAAGAAGATGATGAGCCATGACTGA
- a CDS encoding aromatic-ring-hydroxylating dioxygenase subunit beta, with protein sequence MTELGLTDVRTDSLADPRVLRAVELIWREARILDEKDYSTWEGLFTADGMYVIPIDPDTEDFAASLNMIYDDARMRRMRVERMMQGYSPSAVAAARTIRTISRFTVDEVTDTAVTLTSAQVLVAYKRGRTDTLGATLTHTIALSPDGDRIAQKVVRLLNSEDAVDASGYLL encoded by the coding sequence ATGACTGAACTCGGCCTGACCGACGTCCGCACCGACTCCCTCGCCGATCCGCGGGTGCTGCGCGCCGTCGAGCTGATCTGGCGCGAGGCCCGGATCCTCGACGAGAAGGACTACTCCACCTGGGAGGGGCTGTTCACCGCCGACGGGATGTACGTCATCCCGATCGACCCGGACACCGAGGACTTCGCCGCCTCCCTCAACATGATCTACGACGACGCCCGGATGCGACGGATGCGGGTGGAGCGGATGATGCAGGGCTACTCCCCCTCCGCGGTGGCCGCGGCCCGTACGATCCGGACGATCTCCCGCTTCACCGTCGACGAGGTCACCGACACCGCCGTGACCCTGACCTCCGCCCAGGTGCTGGTGGCCTACAAGCGCGGCCGCACCGACACCCTCGGCGCCACCCTGACCCACACCATCGCGCTGTCGCCGGACGGTGACCGGATCGCGCAGAAGGTCGTCCGGCTGCTCAACAGCGAGGACGCGGTCGACGCGTCGGGGTACCTGCTGTGA
- a CDS encoding SDR family NAD(P)-dependent oxidoreductase, protein MTVRTAVVTGAAGGMGALIARRLHDEGHQVLVTDLVEDAAVALAADLDPSGATAVGMRLDVARKPDVEAALARVRQLWGEPTALVNNAAMTQAADLMTLPVEDFARVLTTNTNGVFLGCQVFGAAMAANGHGRIVNLASLAGQNGGTATGGHYAASKGAILTLTKVFARELAGAGVTVNAVSPGPHDLPVVHRTVPEDKLAAVVAGIPVGHLGDPAFIADMVALLVSDRAGFVTGACWDANGGLYLR, encoded by the coding sequence GTGACCGTACGGACCGCCGTCGTCACCGGGGCAGCCGGCGGGATGGGTGCCCTGATCGCCCGCCGGCTGCACGACGAGGGCCATCAGGTGCTGGTCACCGACCTGGTCGAGGACGCCGCGGTCGCACTGGCCGCCGACCTGGATCCGTCCGGGGCGACGGCCGTCGGGATGCGTCTCGACGTCGCCCGCAAGCCCGACGTCGAGGCGGCGCTGGCCCGGGTCCGCCAGCTGTGGGGCGAGCCCACCGCGCTGGTCAACAACGCCGCGATGACCCAGGCGGCCGACCTGATGACCCTCCCGGTGGAGGACTTCGCCCGGGTGCTGACGACGAACACGAACGGCGTGTTCCTCGGCTGCCAGGTGTTCGGCGCGGCGATGGCGGCGAACGGCCACGGCCGGATCGTCAACCTGGCCTCGCTGGCGGGCCAGAACGGCGGCACCGCCACCGGCGGCCACTACGCGGCCTCGAAGGGGGCGATCCTCACCCTGACCAAGGTGTTCGCCCGCGAACTGGCCGGCGCCGGGGTCACCGTGAACGCGGTCTCCCCCGGCCCGCACGACCTGCCGGTGGTGCACCGTACGGTCCCCGAGGACAAACTGGCCGCCGTGGTCGCCGGCATCCCGGTCGGCCACCTCGGCGATCCGGCGTTCATCGCCGACATGGTCGCCCTGCTGGTGTCCGACCGGGCCGGCTTCGTCACCGGCGCCTGCTGGGACGCCAACGGCGGCCTCTACCTGCGCTGA
- a CDS encoding PDR/VanB family oxidoreductase, with protein sequence MALIDVRVAEIIDETPTIRSFRLVRIDGRPLGTYQAGAHVDVVGPTAITRQYSLCSTPEDPDAYTVAVKREEHSRGGSAALHALQVGDVIRISEPRNLLGIDADAEHHILVAAGIGITPMLSMARYLDLHGQDFALHYFARSHEEAAFLGLLEEKCPQKLHAHLGVPRAGHEPILRAALADAPGGSHVYLCGPEGFMDTVVRVAGESFPEERIHREAFTAAEQPDPDGDRPFEVELEGATYAVPAGRSIVEVLQEAGCDVDTSCQEGICGTCIMTVLDGTPEHRDNVLTRAEKAANATIAVCVSRAQGDRLVLDYF encoded by the coding sequence ATGGCACTCATCGACGTACGCGTCGCCGAGATCATCGACGAGACGCCGACGATCCGGTCGTTCCGGCTGGTCCGGATCGACGGACGCCCGCTGGGGACCTACCAGGCGGGGGCCCACGTGGACGTGGTCGGGCCGACCGCGATCACCCGGCAGTACTCGCTGTGCAGCACGCCCGAGGACCCCGACGCGTACACCGTCGCGGTCAAGCGGGAGGAGCACTCCCGCGGCGGCTCGGCGGCGCTGCACGCCCTGCAGGTGGGCGACGTGATCCGGATCAGCGAGCCACGCAACCTGCTCGGCATCGACGCTGACGCCGAGCACCACATCCTGGTCGCGGCGGGCATCGGGATCACCCCGATGCTCAGCATGGCGCGCTATCTGGATCTGCACGGGCAGGACTTCGCCCTGCACTACTTCGCCCGCAGCCACGAGGAGGCCGCCTTCCTCGGCCTCCTCGAGGAGAAGTGCCCGCAGAAGCTGCACGCCCATCTCGGGGTGCCGCGCGCCGGGCACGAGCCGATCCTGCGGGCCGCGCTGGCCGACGCGCCAGGGGGCAGCCATGTCTACCTCTGCGGGCCCGAGGGCTTCATGGACACGGTGGTCCGGGTGGCCGGAGAGAGCTTCCCGGAGGAGCGGATCCACCGGGAAGCGTTCACCGCCGCCGAGCAGCCCGACCCGGACGGTGACCGACCCTTCGAGGTGGAGCTGGAGGGCGCGACGTACGCCGTCCCGGCCGGCCGCAGCATCGTCGAGGTGCTGCAGGAGGCCGGCTGTGACGTGGACACCTCCTGCCAGGAGGGCATCTGCGGCACCTGCATCATGACCGTGCTGGACGGCACCCCCGAGCACCGGGACAACGTGCTGACCCGGGCGGAGAAGGCAGCCAACGCGACGATCGCGGTGTGCGTCTCGCGGGCCCAGGGCGACCGGCTGGTGCTGGACTACTTCTGA
- a CDS encoding response regulator transcription factor — translation MGTPASTPATVVYLVDDDPEVCESVAWLLGSIGVDPVVFNAADEFLAAYDGSHPACVILDVRMPRMSGTRLQEDLTAVAPHVAIIFVSAHGDIKMSVRTMQRGAIDFLEKPYEPQRLLDVVQEAIGRAKERFEEHRARTEVQQKVDGLTPREREILRLVVEGLPSQNIARRLGMSVKTVDVHRARIKAKTEAESISTLVRDVLRYGAQIKD, via the coding sequence ATGGGCACCCCGGCCAGCACCCCGGCGACCGTCGTCTACCTCGTCGACGACGATCCGGAGGTGTGCGAGTCGGTCGCCTGGCTGCTCGGCAGCATCGGCGTCGACCCGGTGGTGTTCAACGCCGCCGACGAGTTCCTGGCGGCGTACGACGGCAGTCATCCCGCCTGCGTGATCCTCGACGTACGGATGCCGCGGATGAGCGGCACCCGACTGCAGGAGGACCTCACCGCCGTCGCCCCGCACGTGGCGATCATCTTCGTGTCCGCCCACGGCGACATCAAGATGTCGGTGCGGACGATGCAGCGCGGCGCGATCGACTTCCTGGAGAAGCCGTACGAGCCGCAGCGGCTGCTGGACGTGGTCCAGGAGGCGATCGGCCGGGCGAAGGAACGGTTCGAGGAGCACCGGGCCCGCACCGAGGTGCAGCAGAAGGTGGACGGCCTGACGCCGCGGGAGCGGGAGATCCTCCGGCTGGTCGTCGAAGGCCTGCCGAGCCAGAACATCGCCCGCCGGCTGGGGATGAGCGTGAAGACGGTCGACGTCCATCGGGCCCGGATCAAGGCCAAAACGGAGGCGGAGAGCATCAGCACGCTGGTGCGTGACGTGCTGCGCTACGGGGCACAGATCAAGGATTGA
- a CDS encoding amidase yields the protein MDDTPSTTTRVRSARAAVERTLARIAAAEDAVHAWVALSERALADADAADRRAEEQGPLPLHGLTVGVKDVIDVAGLPTRCGSPATTSAAPAARSAACVRRFEELGAVVIGKTVTTEYAYFAPGPTDNPAAPGHTPGGSSSGSAAAVAAGMVPLALGSQTAGSLTRPAAYCGVAGMVLAHGTADLTGITGLSDALDALGLLTRTVGDLARAYEAFTGAPLGLARPADPGPVLLWRPRIGEPLDPEMVQALERAGALLAAAGTSVRPLEWDDHVRTLLGDHPVIMAYEAARERAALLERPDDISVPLRDLLTVGAATTADEYHDACVRRDVSRTDLATLLAEGGVIVGPAALGPAPAGLSATGSPVLSRPWQALGLPVITVPGARAADGRPLGLQVIGRPGREAELFAVAGRLEDLLAGRP from the coding sequence ATGGACGACACGCCATCGACCACGACCCGCGTGCGGAGCGCCCGTGCGGCCGTCGAACGGACGCTGGCCCGGATCGCCGCGGCCGAGGACGCGGTGCACGCCTGGGTGGCGCTCTCCGAGCGGGCGCTCGCCGACGCCGACGCCGCCGACCGGCGCGCCGAGGAGCAGGGCCCACTGCCGCTGCACGGCCTCACCGTCGGGGTGAAGGACGTCATCGACGTCGCCGGCCTGCCCACCCGGTGCGGATCGCCGGCGACCACCTCGGCCGCGCCGGCCGCCCGTTCCGCCGCGTGCGTACGCCGCTTCGAGGAGCTGGGGGCGGTGGTGATCGGCAAGACGGTGACCACCGAGTACGCCTATTTCGCGCCCGGCCCGACCGACAACCCGGCCGCCCCCGGCCACACCCCGGGCGGCTCGTCCAGCGGGTCCGCGGCTGCGGTGGCGGCGGGCATGGTGCCGCTGGCGCTCGGCTCGCAGACCGCCGGCTCACTGACCCGACCGGCCGCCTATTGCGGGGTCGCCGGGATGGTGCTGGCCCACGGCACCGCCGACCTGACCGGCATCACCGGGCTGAGCGACGCCCTGGACGCGCTGGGCCTGCTGACCCGTACGGTCGGCGATCTCGCCCGGGCGTACGAGGCCTTCACCGGCGCACCGCTCGGCCTCGCCCGGCCGGCCGATCCCGGGCCGGTCCTGCTGTGGCGCCCGCGGATCGGTGAGCCGCTCGACCCCGAGATGGTGCAGGCCCTCGAGCGGGCCGGCGCGTTGCTGGCCGCGGCCGGCACGTCCGTACGTCCACTGGAATGGGACGACCACGTCCGTACCCTGCTCGGGGACCATCCGGTGATCATGGCATACGAGGCCGCCCGCGAGCGGGCCGCACTGCTGGAGCGGCCCGACGACATCAGCGTCCCGCTGCGCGACCTGCTGACCGTCGGCGCGGCCACCACCGCGGACGAGTACCACGACGCCTGCGTCCGCCGCGACGTCTCCCGCACCGATCTCGCCACGCTGCTGGCCGAGGGTGGGGTGATCGTCGGTCCGGCGGCCCTCGGCCCGGCCCCGGCCGGCCTGTCGGCGACCGGGTCTCCGGTGCTCAGCCGGCCCTGGCAGGCCCTCGGCCTGCCGGTGATCACCGTCCCCGGTGCCCGCGCCGCCGACGGACGCCCGCTCGGCCTGCAGGTGATCGGCCGGCCCGGCCGGGAGGCGGAGCTCTTCGCCGTCGCCGGCCGCCTCGAAGACCTGCTGGCGGGGCGGCCCTGA
- a CDS encoding MFS transporter → MVITQPQSRVARTGFQNMTVRAWIVTAMLVLFQIVAFADKAVLGLVAGDAMADLGISPVQFGFIGSAFFFLYAVVSIVTGFLASRYSVKWILLTMGVIWAVMQFPMLAGGGAAVLLVSRIVLGGAEGPATAMSLTSAHGWFRPQHRALPSNLVAAGSTLGPVVAAPALAAIIVAVGWRWAFGVLGVVGLVWVVAWLFLGADGPYAGTRKADAAPVAVEHDTPETAAEEAFDGRMVDVDNQLPVRTWAALLNLTVLAAVVGGFSNFWVQGFLTTWLPQYLNGVVGLSMKQVGVVTTFPWLIGAGVLLLLGLIGQTLMKRGHSVHLAISVPFGLAAIVAGAAFLSVPHAHGALAVALLSIAGGCSLAYPMTASALGYTVGAKQRPILMATLGGVASVGAIISPTLVGWLMGRAGYVAAPKGKPIPAEMVEHMATGIHQAFTVTGIVLLVGGVMAALFLRPGRTGRRLQRDHLRPEGARVI, encoded by the coding sequence ATGGTCATCACCCAGCCGCAGAGCCGCGTCGCCCGCACCGGCTTCCAGAACATGACCGTACGGGCCTGGATCGTCACCGCCATGTTGGTGCTGTTCCAGATCGTCGCGTTCGCGGACAAGGCCGTGCTCGGCCTGGTCGCCGGCGACGCGATGGCCGACCTGGGTATCTCCCCGGTCCAGTTCGGCTTCATCGGCAGCGCGTTCTTCTTCCTCTACGCCGTCGTCTCGATCGTCACCGGCTTCCTCGCCAGCCGCTACTCGGTGAAATGGATCCTGCTCACCATGGGCGTGATCTGGGCGGTCATGCAGTTCCCGATGCTGGCCGGCGGCGGCGCCGCGGTGCTGCTGGTGAGCCGGATCGTCCTCGGCGGCGCCGAGGGACCGGCCACCGCGATGTCGCTGACCTCCGCCCACGGCTGGTTCCGCCCGCAGCACCGTGCCCTGCCGAGCAACCTGGTCGCCGCCGGCTCCACCCTCGGCCCGGTCGTCGCCGCTCCCGCACTGGCGGCGATCATCGTCGCCGTCGGCTGGCGCTGGGCGTTCGGCGTCCTCGGTGTCGTCGGTCTGGTCTGGGTGGTCGCCTGGCTGTTCCTCGGCGCCGACGGACCGTACGCCGGCACCCGCAAGGCCGACGCCGCGCCGGTGGCGGTCGAGCACGACACGCCGGAGACCGCCGCGGAGGAGGCCTTCGACGGCCGGATGGTCGACGTCGACAACCAGTTGCCGGTCCGCACCTGGGCCGCCCTGCTCAACCTGACCGTGCTGGCGGCCGTCGTCGGCGGCTTCTCCAACTTCTGGGTGCAGGGCTTCCTCACCACCTGGCTGCCGCAATACCTCAACGGCGTGGTCGGCCTGTCGATGAAGCAGGTCGGTGTCGTCACCACCTTCCCGTGGCTGATCGGTGCCGGTGTCCTGCTGCTGCTCGGCCTGATCGGCCAGACCCTGATGAAGCGCGGCCACAGCGTGCACCTGGCCATCTCGGTGCCGTTCGGCCTGGCCGCGATCGTCGCCGGTGCCGCGTTCCTCTCTGTGCCGCACGCCCACGGCGCGCTGGCCGTCGCCCTGCTGTCGATCGCCGGCGGCTGCAGCCTGGCCTACCCGATGACCGCCTCGGCGCTCGGCTACACCGTCGGTGCCAAGCAGCGGCCGATCCTGATGGCCACCCTCGGTGGCGTCGCCTCGGTCGGCGCGATCATCTCCCCGACCCTGGTCGGCTGGCTGATGGGCAGGGCCGGCTATGTCGCCGCGCCGAAGGGCAAGCCGATCCCTGCCGAGATGGTCGAGCACATGGCCACCGGCATCCATCAGGCCTTCACGGTGACCGGCATCGTCCTGCTGGTCGGCGGCGTGATGGCGGCGCTCTTCCTGCGGCCGGGCCGCACCGGTCGTCGCCTGCAGCGTGACCACCTGCGCCCGGAGGGCGCGCGGGTCATCTGA
- a CDS encoding flavin reductase family protein yields MTETAVTIDDRLFRDVMGHYPTGVVIVTGTHPDGERLAMVVGTFSSVSLQPALVSFLPMKTSRTFQRLRECPSMCLNVLTGRQEHVGRAIAGRRADKFAGLEWHPSPSGDPILAGSLAWIDVRLKDTIEAGDHWIALCEVVDLAVHSPEAPLIFFQGGYGRFTVPSLLARIDEEIIGAVHQAERARDLLESIAVRHHCEASLLTVVNEDELVVLASAVAPGIDLADGLGVRVPIVPPIADVWVAEQPAEVQERWLAKAVTSEGMVDVFRDRLAWAAERGYLMSFLPAGRLNPYAEVSRATRRYAAGDLTPAEERDIRRSIASSEVSYRMVEIDPAGTYDVGMVVATVHDPAGRAVRMLRLGQFPRQASGAEVERRIAAVTAGAAELEGLLFDAEAAGAA; encoded by the coding sequence ATGACCGAGACCGCCGTGACCATCGACGACCGACTGTTCCGCGACGTGATGGGCCACTACCCGACCGGGGTGGTCATCGTCACCGGCACCCATCCGGACGGTGAGCGCCTCGCCATGGTGGTGGGGACCTTCAGTTCCGTCTCGTTGCAGCCCGCGCTCGTCTCCTTCCTGCCGATGAAGACCTCGCGGACCTTCCAGCGGCTGCGGGAGTGCCCCTCGATGTGCCTCAACGTCCTCACCGGACGCCAGGAGCACGTCGGGCGGGCGATCGCCGGGCGGCGGGCGGACAAGTTCGCCGGCCTGGAGTGGCATCCCTCCCCGTCCGGCGACCCGATCCTCGCCGGGTCGCTCGCCTGGATCGATGTCCGGCTCAAGGACACCATCGAGGCGGGCGACCACTGGATCGCCCTGTGCGAGGTGGTCGACCTGGCGGTCCACAGCCCGGAGGCGCCGTTGATCTTCTTCCAGGGCGGCTACGGCCGGTTCACCGTGCCGTCGCTGCTGGCCCGGATCGACGAGGAGATCATCGGTGCGGTGCACCAGGCCGAACGCGCCCGCGACCTGCTGGAGTCGATCGCGGTCCGGCACCACTGCGAGGCGTCACTGCTCACGGTGGTGAACGAGGACGAACTGGTGGTCCTCGCCTCCGCGGTGGCGCCGGGCATCGACCTCGCCGACGGGCTGGGCGTACGGGTGCCGATCGTCCCGCCGATCGCCGACGTCTGGGTGGCCGAGCAGCCTGCCGAGGTACAGGAGCGGTGGCTGGCGAAGGCCGTCACGTCCGAGGGCATGGTGGACGTCTTCCGCGACCGGCTGGCCTGGGCCGCCGAGCGCGGCTACCTGATGTCCTTCCTGCCGGCCGGCCGGCTCAACCCGTACGCCGAGGTGTCGCGGGCCACCCGGCGCTACGCCGCCGGTGACCTCACCCCAGCCGAGGAGCGCGACATCCGCCGCAGCATCGCCAGTTCCGAGGTCAGCTATCGGATGGTCGAGATCGACCCGGCCGGGACGTACGACGTCGGGATGGTCGTCGCCACCGTCCACGATCCCGCGGGGCGGGCGGTCCGGATGCTGCGCCTGGGCCAGTTCCCACGGCAGGCCTCGGGGGCCGAGGTCGAGCGCCGGATCGCCGCGGTCACAGCCGGCGCGGCCGAGCTGGAGGGGCTGCTGTTCGACGCGGAGGCCGCCGGCGCGGCGTGA